In Holophagales bacterium, one DNA window encodes the following:
- a CDS encoding Crp/Fnr family transcriptional regulator, whose protein sequence is MLHLGGSRCPSVVLTTRTESVQYCWVCRGCLEAPQVTPTCRGLHAESLRSVYLFEGLSKRLLDEVVASSGETELQAEQWLSFAGEVARHFYLVLTGEIALLRHTEKGDEFIIALLGPGELFGEDLALHEVATEPLSVRALCASRVAIFDRRRLHAMLADEPRLVGRLLETLQRRNAILLDEIERVTVRNASERLLSFLDQQQALGGAAAPRISKRTLAARLSIRPETLSRILGRLKACDQLHEVNGCLYLNGSAGRGASACGQCPVRLWGCPRPGQQQPSATPSAEA, encoded by the coding sequence ATGCTGCACCTTGGGGGATCGCGTTGCCCCTCGGTCGTTTTGACAACACGGACTGAATCGGTACAGTATTGCTGGGTGTGTCGTGGCTGCCTTGAAGCGCCGCAGGTCACCCCAACGTGCCGCGGGCTGCACGCGGAGAGCCTTCGCTCCGTCTATCTTTTCGAAGGTCTTTCGAAGCGGCTCCTCGACGAAGTTGTGGCGAGCAGCGGCGAAACAGAACTCCAGGCGGAGCAGTGGCTCAGTTTCGCGGGGGAAGTAGCCCGCCACTTCTATCTCGTTCTCACCGGCGAGATCGCCCTGCTGAGACACACCGAGAAGGGCGACGAGTTCATCATTGCTCTGTTGGGCCCCGGCGAGCTCTTCGGCGAGGACTTGGCGCTGCACGAGGTCGCCACCGAGCCGCTGAGCGTCCGGGCACTCTGCGCCAGCCGGGTGGCGATCTTCGACCGTCGTCGACTGCATGCGATGCTCGCCGACGAGCCGCGGCTCGTGGGCCGGCTCCTCGAGACTCTCCAGCGCCGCAATGCGATCCTTCTCGACGAGATCGAGCGGGTGACCGTTCGGAACGCGAGCGAGCGCCTGCTCTCGTTTCTCGACCAGCAACAGGCGCTCGGTGGCGCAGCCGCGCCGCGGATCTCGAAGCGCACTCTCGCCGCGCGGCTCTCGATCCGGCCCGAGACGCTCTCTCGCATTCTCGGGCGTCTCAAGGCCTGCGATCAGCTGCACGAGGTCAATGGCTGCCTCTACTTGAACGGCTCTGCCGGCCGCGGCGCGAGTGCATGCGGGCAGTGTCCGGTGCGACTGTGGGGCTGCCCGCGCCCGGGCCAACAGCAGCCATCGGCAACACCCTCCGCCGAGGCTTGA
- the cadA gene encoding cadmium-translocating P-type ATPase produces MASEKARAFRVAGMDCAEEIATLRREVGPIVGGEAKLGFDLLRGRMTVAADVKSVPDTAIVNAVARAGLAAEPWRAEGDDGSNDRLRKRRLISTVVSGSATIAGFLLHAVLAGGFGAALGREGMGGGHAVPLAARLVYAAAVLAGLVTVAPKAWLALRRFRPDMNLLMTIAVCGAIVIGEWFEAATVAFLFAFSLALEAWSIGRARRAIAKLLDLAPPTARLVTPEGEREVHPSEIPVGARVAVRPGERIPLDGRVVSGRSTLNQAPITGESRPVEKQPGDEVFAGTINGAGALEVETTAAAEATMLAKILRLVEEAQARRSPSERWVDRFAAIYTPFVFVTALLVALLPPLLAGASWGEWGYRALVLLVIGCPCALVVSTPVAVVAGLAAAARHGVLVKGGAFLEAPARIRAFAFDKTGTLTHGRPRVLEVVPLAGHDERELLERLVALEARSEHPLATAIRDYAAEKGVSAPPAEDFQAFEGKGAAGTVGGRTFWVGSHRYLEERGQETPDVHERLEAMSQAGQTAVVVGNETHVCGLVAVADGVRSNARETLRELQRLGIETTVMLTGDNRGTAKAIGRETGVSEIRAELLPDEKVAAIQGLVERYQRVAMVGDGINDAPALASASLGIAMGGAGSDAAIETADIALLSDDLSRLPWLVRHSRQTLRVIRQNISFSLSVKAIFVALTFLGAASLWAAIAADMGAALLVVANSLRLLRG; encoded by the coding sequence ATGGCCTCTGAGAAGGCGCGCGCGTTCCGCGTCGCCGGCATGGATTGTGCCGAGGAGATCGCGACGCTGCGCCGGGAAGTCGGCCCTATAGTTGGCGGCGAAGCGAAGCTCGGCTTCGATCTCCTGCGCGGCAGGATGACCGTCGCCGCAGACGTGAAGTCCGTGCCCGACACGGCGATCGTCAACGCGGTCGCGAGAGCCGGTCTCGCCGCCGAGCCCTGGCGAGCCGAAGGCGACGACGGCAGCAATGATCGCCTGCGGAAGCGGCGCCTCATCTCGACCGTCGTCTCCGGCTCCGCGACCATCGCCGGCTTCCTGCTTCACGCCGTCCTGGCCGGCGGCTTCGGCGCGGCGCTGGGGCGGGAGGGCATGGGTGGCGGGCACGCGGTCCCGCTGGCCGCACGACTGGTCTACGCCGCCGCCGTGCTGGCCGGGCTCGTGACGGTGGCACCCAAGGCATGGCTGGCCTTGCGGCGGTTCCGGCCCGACATGAACCTGCTGATGACGATCGCCGTTTGCGGCGCCATCGTGATCGGCGAGTGGTTCGAGGCGGCCACGGTCGCCTTCCTGTTCGCCTTCTCGCTCGCGCTCGAGGCTTGGAGCATTGGACGGGCGCGTCGGGCCATCGCCAAGCTCCTCGATCTCGCGCCCCCTACGGCTCGCCTCGTGACGCCAGAAGGCGAGCGCGAGGTCCACCCTTCGGAGATCCCGGTCGGAGCGCGCGTCGCCGTCCGACCGGGCGAGCGCATCCCGCTCGACGGGCGAGTAGTCTCCGGGCGCTCGACCCTGAACCAGGCGCCGATCACCGGCGAGAGCCGCCCGGTCGAGAAGCAACCGGGGGACGAGGTGTTCGCGGGCACCATCAACGGCGCGGGGGCACTCGAGGTCGAGACGACGGCGGCGGCCGAAGCGACGATGCTGGCCAAGATCCTGCGCTTGGTCGAAGAGGCGCAGGCGCGGCGTTCTCCTTCCGAGCGCTGGGTCGATCGGTTCGCCGCGATCTACACACCATTCGTGTTCGTGACCGCCCTCCTCGTCGCGCTGCTGCCGCCGCTCCTGGCGGGCGCGAGTTGGGGCGAGTGGGGCTACCGGGCGCTCGTGCTCCTCGTTATTGGGTGTCCGTGCGCGCTGGTCGTCTCGACGCCCGTCGCGGTCGTCGCGGGGCTGGCAGCCGCCGCGCGTCACGGCGTGCTGGTCAAGGGCGGGGCGTTCCTCGAAGCACCCGCCAGGATCCGCGCTTTCGCCTTCGACAAGACCGGAACTCTCACCCACGGCAGGCCGCGGGTGCTGGAGGTCGTGCCGCTCGCCGGTCACGACGAGCGCGAGCTACTCGAGCGCCTCGTCGCGCTCGAAGCGCGGAGCGAACACCCGCTCGCCACGGCTATTCGCGACTACGCCGCAGAGAAGGGCGTCTCCGCACCGCCCGCGGAGGACTTCCAGGCCTTCGAAGGCAAGGGGGCCGCGGGTACCGTCGGCGGGCGTACGTTCTGGGTCGGCTCGCATCGCTACCTCGAGGAGCGCGGCCAGGAGACTCCCGACGTTCACGAGCGGCTCGAAGCCATGTCGCAAGCGGGTCAGACCGCCGTGGTGGTCGGCAACGAGACCCATGTCTGCGGCCTCGTCGCGGTGGCTGACGGTGTGCGGTCGAACGCCCGCGAGACCCTCCGGGAGCTCCAGCGACTAGGAATCGAGACGACCGTGATGCTGACCGGCGACAACCGCGGCACCGCCAAGGCGATCGGCCGCGAAACGGGGGTTTCGGAGATCCGAGCCGAGCTCCTTCCCGACGAGAAAGTCGCGGCGATCCAGGGGCTCGTCGAGCGCTACCAGCGTGTTGCGATGGTTGGCGACGGGATCAACGATGCACCCGCCCTGGCCAGTGCGAGCCTCGGCATCGCCATGGGCGGCGCGGGCTCCGACGCCGCGATCGAAACGGCCGATATCGCGCTGTTGTCGGACGACCTGTCTCGTCTCCCCTGGCTCGTTCGGCACTCCCGACAGACGCTGCGCGTCATCCGCCAGAACATCTCTTTCTCGCTCTCCGTGAAGGCGATCTTCGTCGCCCTCACGTTCCTCGGAGCGGCGTCGCTCTGGGCAGCCATCGCCGCCGACATGGGCGCCGCCCTGCTCGTGGTCGCCAACTCGCTTCGGCTGCTTCGCGGCTGA
- a CDS encoding P-II family nitrogen regulator: MKEIKAIVQTFMVEEILHRLETLDIPGLTLSEVRGWGRSRSEGARETVQEAGHSFARKTKLEIVVPDAMVAPIVDAIASAARTGRPGDGKIFVSGVERVLRIRTGEEDEDGL, translated from the coding sequence ATGAAAGAGATCAAGGCAATCGTGCAGACGTTCATGGTCGAAGAGATCCTTCATCGCCTCGAAACCCTCGACATTCCGGGTCTTACTCTCTCCGAGGTTCGCGGCTGGGGTCGCTCCCGGTCGGAGGGGGCGCGGGAGACCGTGCAGGAGGCCGGTCACTCCTTCGCCCGCAAGACGAAGCTCGAGATCGTCGTGCCGGACGCCATGGTGGCACCCATCGTCGACGCGATCGCATCGGCCGCGCGCACCGGCCGCCCCGGAGATGGCAAGATCTTCGTCTCCGGGGTCGAGCGGGTACTTCGCATCCGAACGGGGGAGGAGGACGAGGATGGCCTCTGA
- a CDS encoding efflux RND transporter permease subunit — translation MIRRIIDISLDNRFLVIVLWLLVGLGGIHALADLPIDAVPDVTNVQVQVLTNSPGLAPEEVEKFVTFPVETAMSGLPKVHEIRSISRFGLSAVTVVFEEDSDIYWARQLVGERLNEAQEAIPAGYGTPEMGPISTGLGEIYQFEVRGEPACAAGAPDRPDCYTPMELRTLLDWVVNYQLRSVPGVVEVNSFGGELKTYQVTLDPDRLVAYGLSVGDVSRALGANNRNVGGGYIEHRGEQYVVRGEGLVERLEDLGEVVLSHDERGTPVYVRDVAKLEFAPMIRQGAVTRDGRGEAVVGVVMMLMGENSRAVTEGVKAKIEEIRKTLPAGVTIDTFYDRTELVHRTIRTVATNLAEGGLLVVLVLLVLLGSFRAGLIAAISIPLSLLGAFILMRWYGISANLMSLGSIDFGLVVDGSVILIENVLRRLHERRHEAESLLEKVRAAAQEVSRPVVFAVGIIAIVFLPILALRGIEGKMFRPMATALIFVLGFSLACALTLVPVLSSFFLGRVSENEPRIFSWLHAVYPGALVRALSRRGWTVATAATVLVVAVAIAPFLGGEFIPRLDEGTIALQIWRLPSISLEESNRISTEVEKVIRAEFPEVKTIVSRTGRPEIATDPMGVEVSDTYIVLKPGDHERFPDRESLVAALDEALGAKVPGAVYSFSQPIELRVSELISGVRSDVAVHLYGDDLTLLKTKADEIVRVLSRVPGAADVKAEQTQGLPMLRVRIDRDAIARYGVNADDALEVVEAIGGRTVGTVIEGQKRFDIQVRFDPSVRRGLERIADLRVAAPGVAGGPPRLLPLSQLAAVTVQDGPAQISRDRISRRINVELNVRGRDLATFVADAQRAVEAGVKLPTGWTVEWGGQFENLREASARLAVLLPLALLIVFLLLYTTFGSARLGTLIFLNVPIAATGGVVALALRGYPFSISAGVGFIALVGVATMNGLVLVSHVEKLRQMGMTLEDALLRGATEKMRAMVLAPFVAGLGFLPMAVSSSAGAEVQRPLATVVIGGLVTSTLLTLFVLPVLYRFFAARAAEIEI, via the coding sequence ATGATTCGCCGAATCATCGACATCTCGCTCGACAATCGCTTTCTCGTCATCGTCCTCTGGTTGCTGGTCGGCCTGGGTGGAATCCACGCTCTCGCCGACCTGCCCATCGATGCCGTCCCGGACGTGACGAACGTCCAGGTCCAGGTTCTCACCAACAGCCCCGGGCTCGCACCCGAGGAGGTCGAGAAGTTCGTCACCTTCCCGGTCGAAACCGCGATGAGCGGCCTGCCGAAGGTCCATGAGATTCGCTCGATCTCGCGGTTCGGCCTTTCCGCGGTGACCGTGGTCTTCGAGGAGGACTCCGACATCTACTGGGCCCGCCAGCTCGTTGGCGAGCGCCTCAATGAGGCGCAGGAGGCGATTCCGGCGGGGTACGGCACCCCGGAAATGGGGCCGATCTCGACCGGTCTCGGCGAGATCTACCAGTTCGAGGTGCGGGGCGAGCCCGCGTGTGCCGCCGGGGCGCCGGATCGCCCCGACTGCTACACGCCGATGGAGCTTCGCACGCTGCTCGACTGGGTCGTCAACTATCAGCTCCGCTCGGTCCCGGGCGTGGTCGAGGTCAATTCCTTTGGCGGCGAGCTGAAGACCTACCAAGTGACGCTCGACCCCGACCGGCTCGTCGCTTACGGGCTCTCGGTCGGCGACGTTTCCCGCGCCCTGGGCGCCAACAATCGCAACGTCGGCGGCGGCTACATCGAGCACCGCGGGGAGCAGTACGTCGTCCGCGGCGAAGGGCTGGTCGAGCGACTCGAGGACCTCGGAGAGGTCGTGCTCTCGCACGACGAGCGTGGGACGCCGGTCTACGTGCGCGACGTGGCCAAGCTCGAGTTCGCGCCGATGATCCGCCAGGGGGCAGTGACGCGCGACGGGCGCGGCGAGGCGGTTGTGGGCGTGGTGATGATGTTGATGGGCGAGAACTCGCGTGCCGTCACCGAGGGGGTCAAGGCCAAGATCGAGGAGATACGCAAGACGCTTCCCGCGGGCGTGACGATCGACACCTTCTACGATCGTACGGAGCTCGTCCACCGCACCATCCGCACCGTCGCGACGAACCTCGCCGAGGGCGGCCTGCTCGTCGTGCTGGTTCTCCTCGTTCTTCTCGGGAGCTTCCGTGCCGGCCTGATCGCCGCCATCTCCATCCCGCTGTCGCTCCTGGGCGCCTTCATCCTGATGCGCTGGTACGGGATCTCCGCCAACCTGATGAGCCTCGGCTCGATCGACTTCGGGCTGGTGGTCGACGGCTCGGTGATCCTCATCGAGAACGTCCTCCGACGTCTCCACGAGCGACGCCACGAGGCCGAGTCCCTCCTCGAGAAGGTACGGGCGGCAGCCCAGGAGGTCTCCCGCCCGGTGGTCTTCGCCGTCGGGATCATCGCCATCGTCTTCCTGCCGATCCTGGCTCTGCGCGGCATCGAGGGAAAGATGTTCCGTCCGATGGCGACCGCGCTGATCTTCGTGCTCGGGTTCTCCCTGGCCTGCGCGCTGACGTTGGTCCCAGTGCTCTCGTCGTTCTTTCTCGGCAGGGTCTCGGAAAACGAGCCGCGCATCTTCAGCTGGCTGCATGCCGTCTACCCTGGCGCCCTCGTTCGGGCCCTGTCTCGCCGCGGCTGGACGGTCGCCACCGCGGCGACGGTTTTGGTTGTGGCCGTGGCGATTGCCCCGTTCCTGGGCGGCGAGTTCATTCCTCGCTTGGACGAAGGCACGATTGCCCTTCAGATCTGGCGCCTCCCCAGCATCTCGCTCGAGGAATCCAACCGGATCAGCACCGAGGTCGAAAAGGTGATCCGGGCAGAATTCCCGGAGGTGAAGACCATCGTCTCCCGGACCGGCCGCCCCGAAATCGCCACCGATCCGATGGGCGTCGAGGTCAGCGACACCTACATCGTCCTGAAGCCGGGCGACCACGAGCGCTTCCCGGACCGCGAGTCTCTGGTCGCCGCGCTCGACGAGGCCCTGGGAGCGAAGGTCCCAGGCGCGGTCTACAGCTTTTCGCAACCGATCGAGCTTCGGGTCTCCGAGCTCATCTCTGGCGTCCGCTCCGACGTCGCCGTTCACCTGTACGGCGACGACCTCACGCTCCTCAAGACCAAGGCCGACGAGATCGTGCGCGTCCTCTCGCGGGTCCCTGGTGCGGCGGACGTGAAGGCCGAGCAGACACAGGGCCTGCCCATGCTCCGAGTGCGCATCGACCGGGATGCCATCGCTCGATACGGGGTCAACGCGGACGACGCGCTTGAGGTGGTCGAGGCGATCGGGGGTCGGACGGTCGGTACGGTGATCGAAGGCCAGAAGCGCTTCGATATCCAGGTCCGCTTCGATCCGTCCGTAAGGCGCGGTCTGGAACGCATAGCGGATCTCCGGGTCGCGGCACCGGGGGTGGCAGGTGGACCCCCGCGCCTCCTGCCTCTTTCCCAGTTGGCAGCGGTCACCGTCCAAGACGGACCGGCGCAGATCAGCCGCGACCGCATCAGCCGCCGAATCAACGTCGAGCTCAACGTCCGGGGACGAGACCTCGCGACGTTCGTGGCCGACGCGCAGCGGGCTGTCGAAGCCGGGGTCAAGCTGCCGACGGGCTGGACCGTCGAGTGGGGCGGCCAATTCGAGAATCTCCGCGAGGCCTCGGCCCGGCTGGCGGTGCTGCTGCCGCTCGCCCTCCTGATCGTGTTCCTGCTGCTCTACACCACCTTCGGCTCGGCCCGACTAGGCACGCTCATCTTCCTCAACGTGCCGATCGCGGCGACCGGGGGCGTGGTCGCGCTCGCCCTGCGGGGCTATCCGTTCTCGATCTCGGCAGGCGTCGGCTTCATCGCCCTCGTCGGCGTCGCGACGATGAACGGCCTCGTCCTCGTCTCCCACGTCGAGAAGCTCCGCCAGATGGGCATGACGCTCGAGGACGCCCTGCTCAGGGGTGCCACCGAGAAGATGAGGGCGATGGTCCTCGCTCCCTTCGTCGCCGGCCTCGGCTTCCTGCCGATGGCGGTGTCGTCGAGTGCCGGCGCCGAGGTCCAGCGGCCTCTCGCCACCGTGGTGATCGGCGGTCTCGTGACGTCGACGCTGCTCACCCTCTTCGTCCTGCCGGTGCTCTACCGGTTCTTCGCGGCCCGAGCCGCCGAAATCGAGATCTAG
- a CDS encoding efflux RND transporter periplasmic adaptor subunit: protein MTRLVRTAASTCLAILGLSLGACDRAAVPNAETTVKESPSGDAKRIIHLAPEALVSAGITLGAAELRPLHTQIETTGSVDFDQRLFAHVSPRVGGRVEAALAEAGDFVRSGQVLARVDSIALGEAIGEYLQARARAELARETFERERGLFADRVSSQQEMLSAQAAAREADAALRGAEEHLHLLGLSDDQVQALGYDQPRASIYEVRAPFAGTIVERHATLGEMVEPQAPLFQIADLSRVWVWIDVFERDLARVHLGDDVELHVEAFPGVAFEGKLVYLGSRVETESRTARARIEVPNPDGRLRPGMFARVRISDPHAADGKAESVSVLAVPESALQREGDDFVAFVALGDGRFESRKVRTGRKGDGFVEILDGLSAGESVAVSGTFVLKSEASKESLGGEE from the coding sequence ATGACCCGGCTCGTTCGCACCGCCGCATCTACCTGCCTTGCGATTCTCGGTCTGAGCCTCGGCGCTTGCGACCGAGCCGCCGTCCCTAACGCCGAAACCACCGTGAAGGAGAGCCCCTCCGGAGACGCCAAGAGGATCATCCACCTTGCACCAGAAGCATTGGTCAGCGCTGGCATCACGCTCGGTGCCGCCGAGCTCCGCCCCCTCCACACCCAGATCGAGACCACCGGCTCGGTCGACTTCGACCAGCGGCTGTTCGCGCACGTGAGCCCTCGGGTGGGTGGCCGCGTCGAAGCCGCCCTCGCGGAGGCCGGCGACTTCGTGCGATCCGGGCAGGTCCTCGCGCGCGTCGACTCGATCGCTCTCGGCGAGGCGATCGGCGAGTACCTCCAGGCACGAGCGCGAGCGGAGCTGGCCCGGGAGACCTTCGAGCGTGAACGGGGCCTGTTCGCCGATCGCGTCTCCTCGCAACAGGAGATGCTGTCCGCCCAGGCCGCGGCCCGCGAAGCCGACGCCGCGCTGCGCGGCGCCGAAGAGCACCTCCATCTTCTCGGACTCTCGGACGACCAGGTGCAGGCCCTCGGGTACGATCAGCCGCGAGCCTCGATCTACGAGGTCCGGGCGCCTTTCGCGGGCACGATCGTCGAGCGTCACGCCACGCTGGGAGAGATGGTCGAGCCTCAGGCGCCACTCTTCCAGATCGCCGACCTGTCACGGGTCTGGGTGTGGATCGACGTCTTCGAGCGGGACCTCGCGCGCGTCCACTTAGGGGACGATGTCGAGCTCCACGTCGAGGCCTTTCCGGGGGTCGCCTTCGAGGGCAAGCTGGTCTACCTCGGGAGCCGCGTCGAGACCGAAAGCCGCACGGCCCGCGCGCGCATCGAGGTGCCGAATCCCGACGGCAGGCTCCGTCCCGGCATGTTCGCCCGCGTCCGGATCTCGGACCCTCATGCCGCCGACGGCAAGGCGGAGTCCGTGTCCGTGTTGGCCGTGCCCGAAAGTGCCCTGCAACGCGAGGGAGACGACTTCGTCGCTTTCGTCGCACTCGGGGACGGGAGGTTTGAGTCGCGAAAAGTCCGCACCGGGAGAAAGGGCGATGGCTTCGTCGAAATTCTCGATGGGCTGTCCGCCGGCGAGTCCGTGGCGGTTTCGGGCACGTTCGTCCTGAAGTCCGAGGCTTCGAAAGAGAGCCTCGGGGGCGAGGAGTGA
- a CDS encoding TolC family protein, protein MAYSSPSRRRLRRLEISLLLGCLLASPNARAQPAAVDPAAAGLTIDRAIALAFERSPQVQSQSADLRRAEAELLGSRVYPFNPVIEASRARRDDGQEQTHDRELGISQEFEIAGQRGKRIAAASSSLDAIRLRVSRARQELAASVGEAFVVALQARELEKLARFEQDIARNLAEFEQRRLDAGAGTLVDLNLARAAEGRAERKVELAIAAAIAARAKVAERIGLSPAELPKLEGDLPESWPSAAPVEDLEARALDQRQDLAGLKIEIETAAARLRLEQSLAAPNLVLGVATGREADREDLTTVLAGVTIPLFARNQGGVAAARASQEGAAAQLALATVALRAEVATAASRYQATTRALAVFRETVAGTLDENLALVQKAFASGKLRASEVLVFRREFVDSRRELIEATADAWLAKIALDLATGDTQIPAPVPNSPSSTPPETSR, encoded by the coding sequence TTGGCCTACTCATCTCCTTCGCGTCGGCGCCTGCGCCGGCTCGAAATCAGCCTTCTGCTCGGTTGCCTTCTGGCGAGCCCGAATGCCCGGGCTCAGCCGGCGGCGGTTGATCCTGCCGCGGCCGGCCTGACCATCGACCGGGCGATCGCGCTCGCGTTCGAGCGCAGCCCGCAGGTTCAGTCCCAGTCAGCGGACCTCCGCCGAGCTGAGGCCGAGCTCCTGGGTTCGCGCGTCTATCCCTTCAACCCTGTCATCGAGGCCTCGCGAGCACGACGCGACGATGGTCAGGAGCAGACTCATGATCGCGAGCTCGGGATCTCGCAGGAATTCGAAATCGCCGGCCAGCGCGGCAAGCGCATCGCCGCTGCGTCCAGTTCTCTCGACGCCATTCGCCTGCGCGTCTCGCGGGCGCGCCAGGAGCTCGCGGCGAGCGTCGGCGAAGCCTTCGTCGTCGCCCTTCAGGCTCGCGAGCTCGAGAAGCTGGCGAGATTCGAGCAGGACATTGCTCGCAACCTCGCAGAGTTCGAGCAGCGACGGCTGGACGCCGGCGCCGGGACGCTCGTCGACTTGAACCTCGCGCGGGCCGCGGAAGGGCGCGCCGAGCGGAAGGTGGAGCTTGCCATCGCGGCCGCGATCGCCGCCCGGGCGAAAGTGGCCGAGCGGATCGGACTGTCACCCGCCGAGCTTCCGAAGCTGGAGGGTGACCTCCCCGAGTCGTGGCCCAGCGCGGCTCCTGTCGAGGACCTCGAGGCGCGGGCGCTGGACCAGCGGCAAGACCTGGCGGGGCTGAAGATCGAGATCGAGACCGCCGCGGCTCGCCTGCGGCTCGAGCAGTCGCTCGCCGCTCCGAACCTGGTGCTCGGTGTGGCGACCGGTCGCGAAGCGGACCGAGAGGATCTCACCACCGTCCTTGCCGGCGTGACCATCCCGCTCTTCGCCCGTAACCAGGGGGGCGTCGCCGCTGCGCGTGCGAGCCAGGAGGGCGCGGCGGCCCAGCTGGCGCTGGCCACCGTCGCCCTTCGCGCCGAGGTGGCGACAGCGGCCAGCCGCTACCAGGCCACGACGCGCGCACTCGCGGTCTTCCGCGAGACTGTCGCCGGAACCCTGGACGAGAATCTCGCGCTGGTCCAGAAGGCCTTCGCCAGCGGCAAGCTTCGCGCCAGCGAGGTGCTGGTGTTCCGGCGCGAGTTCGTCGACAGCCGGCGAGAGCTGATCGAGGCTACCGCCGATGCCTGGCTCGCCAAAATCGCCCTGGATCTCGCCACCGGAGACACGCAGATTCCCGCGCCGGTCCCCAATTCGCCCTCTTCGACGCCTCCGGAGACCTCCCGATGA
- a CDS encoding VOC family protein: MEIRQFRVVVRARDFERTCRFYGEVLAFPRLQSWDREDSRGALYQAGAGAIEVLGRGHGARLDGRDEAFDYEGPEQKLALSFVVASVEKAYEEISFRERNIPGGLIRERDGSTVFQTHDPDGVRLSFRQNGA; this comes from the coding sequence ATGGAGATCCGGCAATTCCGCGTGGTGGTGCGCGCCCGCGACTTCGAGCGCACCTGCCGCTTCTACGGCGAGGTCCTGGCGTTCCCCCGCCTCCAGAGCTGGGATCGCGAGGACAGCCGTGGCGCGCTCTATCAGGCGGGTGCGGGAGCGATCGAGGTGCTCGGCCGCGGTCACGGCGCTCGCCTCGACGGACGCGACGAGGCGTTCGACTACGAGGGGCCGGAGCAGAAGCTCGCCCTCTCCTTCGTCGTCGCCTCGGTCGAGAAGGCTTACGAGGAGATCTCGTTCCGTGAACGCAACATCCCCGGCGGTCTGATCCGCGAACGCGACGGCTCGACGGTCTTCCAGACGCACGACCCGGACGGCGTCCGCCTGTCCTTCCGCCAGAACGGCGCCTGA